One Leptolyngbya sp. SIO1E4 genomic window, TGATCCAGAAAAAAAAGGATTTTTTGGATCCAGACAATTTAATCTGCTGGAACTAAGGCTGTCGCTGCAATCGGGGGAATTTTTGTCATGCCATCTGAGCATGATCGGCGAGGTTGGGAGAGATTCGACCGCTCCCTCGGTAGGCGACATCAAATGATACAGTCGTATCATTGTCAATACGGCCACTGCCCCGATGGGCAAAATTTGCTTTGTCGTTGTTGCGTTGACGGCCAGTTCCGCGATAGGCGATCGCACTTTCAGGTGGTAGTTCCTGGCTAGTAAGGCGACCGCTACCCCGATGTTGAGGGGTATCATCAACGATCGTATCTTCTACGAGTAAAGCAGCCCTGGTTGGAGCTATCATGGTGCTGAGGCACCCGAATGCCGCAGCAATTAGTAAATATTTAGACAGATGGCGCAAGCAAAGCATTATTAGAAACCCCTTTGTGTGCTTCTATCTCCTGTTTCAAAGGGGGGGCTCGCTATTCAGGAAGGTTTGTTTGCGTATAAGTTCTGATCTTGAAAACTTTAAGTGATTTTCATAACTCGAAGCCATCCCGCTGCCCAGTTTGGAACCCCTACTACAGTGGTCTTTTGGTGATTCTTTAGCCTTTGTAATTGGTGATTGATAGCCGGATGCAAAGTGACCAAATCTAATGTGCAAGAAGCGGAAATTTCCAATTGGGCTTGCCAATTTTCTCCGTTTATCCTGCGGTTGAGGATTCCTTGAAATGAGGAAACCACAGCGGTCGCTGTCTTTGACAACCCCCAATCTGGGGGCAAAAAAGTATCCCCATGGCCGCTGATTGGATAGCTTTCGGGATGTTTTTGATAGTGCTGCTGCCGCGATCTCCAATCAGATGTTTGGGGCAAGTTATCGAACAGGGGAACGATTGCCATCGGTGCATCTGGGTCATTCATCAAGGCTGTTTGCAACGCTTGAACACTGAGTGAGTGGGGTTGGCAGCCGTGTTCTATGCATAAAGCTGCCGCCATGCCTGCGGCTTGCCCCAGCCCTAACACTGTCGGCTGGAGTCGCGTCGCACCATTGGCGATGTGAGAGACAGAAAGATTTTTGTCGCACACCAAAAATCCCTCGATGGCAGCAGGAACCAGTGCCTCGTAAGGTAAGGCAAACGGGGTGCCAGTCCAGCGTCCGCCCCAGCGTAGGGATTTTGGGGCTAATGGCATCGCGAACCCAGGGTAGTGGTGATCGTTAGGATAGTTGCCGATCGCAATGGCGCTCATCTCCCCCTGTTCATTGATGGGCAGCGCCGCCACCTGCCCCTCTGGCTGGGGCAAGATATCTAACTCTGTCACGGTGGTCATGCCCACCAACCGCCGACTTTCCCGATAGTAGGGATGCAGGGCAAAGGCTCCCCCCCCTAGCTGGCCAGCTAGGGGGGCGGGAAAGGCCCCTGTGGCCAGCCCGTAGCGCTCTCCGAATGCGGTTTGGAGATAGGCGGCAAAATTTTGGCTGTGGGCGATCGCCTCTGTGGCCCACGCTTTCCAAGCGGACTCTCCCGCTAGCAGACGCTGTAAATTCACGCCATAGTCATTGCCCTGTTGGGGCCAATTCAGCATGAACTGGTGCTTGGGCAAGCGCCCATAATTCAAGAATGCCTCTGCACCGTAACCCTCCCAAGCCCCTTGAAACTGGCTGGGATCATAGTTTACTGTCGGGGAGATTTTAGGGGCGATGTGGCCCTCGCCTACATCTTGCAGCACCACAACCCAGGTTGGTGCTTGAACCGGATACGTCTGAATAATCCTATGGAGGGGGTCGTTAGGGTTGGTTAAAGACTGAGGCGCGCTCGGCTCTGAAAACATCGCCTGATCTTCCCATCCCCAACGGTAAGGGATGTTCCCAAGGGCCAGCAAATCTCCGAGTTCGGTGCCATCCACTGTGATACCAGCGTGCACCGTGAAATCATCAAAGCGAACACCCAGGATGCGATCGCCCTGTCGTACAACATCTCGTGGCACCTTCCCCGCAATCCAATGCAGATTCGGTAAGGCCCTAACCCAATCTGTAAAAATTGCTGCGCCTACCCGTGGCTCATAGGTGAAAAAACTGACCCAGGCATTGTCCAGGCTTCCCCCTTGCCGCTGCTGCAGGGCGTTCAAAAAAGCGCCCCAAATTCCGGTCTGAAAGGCCAGCAGTTCATTTCCATCAGGGGCTGACACCCCGGCTGCGGTCAACATGCCCCCCAACCAGGCAAACTCACTGACTAAAACGGTTTTGGCCCCCCGTCGGGCGGCCTGAATTGCCGCTGCGGTGGCGCCTGTGCCGCCTCCGACAACTAAGACATCTGCCGTTAAAGTCTCTGTTTCCAATACCTTTTTCCTTTAAAGGCTCTGGCTGCAGGTGATTTCGATAAAAATGCCCCTATCCAGGGAGCAGGCTCAATCAGAATGAACTGTTGCTACAGCCCTGAATATCCCGCAAACCCCGTTTTGATAAAGGTAGTCATTGCTACAGGTCACTCCTGTAGGGGCGCGAACCTTGCGACCTTCGAAATGGGGCTTAAAACAAGGTTGTGTCTCAGCCGTTTGTGAACCGTTTGAGCCTACCACAAAGCTGGCCTCTGCCTTATATAAATATCAATGACAAATAGGTAAAACTTATTGGTGGGTTCCAATAATTTATGCCTCACCGACTGTTTATGGGGTAGGCATCCTGACAGGTATAGTCATAGACTTAAGCATATGAATATTGAGAGAACCATAGAAACTCTCTTGGGTGATGAGTCTGAGGTGATGAGATAGCGGTTGTCTACTTCTGACCTAAAGGGAAGAAGATGTTTCCTTTTCAGAGCCCTCTATACACAGGTTGATTTTTTCACACAGGTGTTTCTGTGGTTGTTATGGGCATGCGCCTAATCCCCAACAAATACGCTATGGAGCGGAAACCATGAAAAAGCTTGACTCCAAAACTACGGATGCTGATGAAGGATGGATTGTTCAGGTCTATGGGAGCAATCGCCGTTTGCTCTGTGTTTTAGAGCCATCCCATGGCTGGATCTTTTTGGCCGGGTGTTGTTTGGGCTTAGCGTTGGCGATCGTGATTTTCAACGTATCTCGCTACACGTCGTCTACAGATCGCCCTGAGCTGACTGCGCCAAACGAATCGACAACGGATCCGGTCAAAAGACCTCCCCTACAGGTGGACTAGGCTGTCTGTCTGAATGCAGTATCCCTGAGTCGAGGTGACGGCTATGGATGCACTGGTGTCTATGGCTTTTCGATCGGGGCTGTAAGACATCGCCAAGACTTGCTTGGCTGATTCTGGGGTGGTTGTGTCGGTGGACGAAAACAAGCACACGATCGGGGGTGCAATCGGACAGGTGCGATCGCCAACGGCAGTCTCTCGAAGATCGAGCCGGATCAGCTGCGGCAGCGCAGTCAGGGTATCTCAGTGAGTAACCGGGGTGTTGTATCAATCCAGCCAGCGCAGTTGAGTCAAACCCTGTAAAGGCATGATGTCACTGGCCTGGGTATTAAATAACAAAATTTCCTGCAGAGGGGGAGGAAACTGCCATCACTGGCCTGCTTGAACGGCATTGTCGAGACTTGAATCGAGCCTAAAATCACGACTCTCATCAACTGAATCTATGCCTAAGAGACTTTGGAAAAGTTTTTATTATGACTGAGATTTAACAATTTACTCATAATTTGCCCCAAACCGATGTCATATTTTCGGAGTTTAAAGATAGACTTAAGCACATAAAGATTCAGGTTTTAATAGATTTGAATCTATCGAGGTGACTATGGCTAGACTGCAATCACCTTTCTTAACCATTCAGAGAGACCACCTCTGAATACCCCTGTCGATAGGATCTCATGTAACACCTGTGCTGTGGGGGCGAAGCGCTGCGCTCCCACTTTATTCACCCGTTTTTGTTTACTGTCAACAGCAAGCTCACCGACCCTCATGATGTGAGGCGGATCTTGGCCCGGCGGGAATATGTCGGAACTCCAGAAAAATACCTTTGCTTAGGCAACCCAAATCCGGTTCTGTCGGATCTATCGAACAACCTACCTCTGTATGCACGTCACATGTTCTTTGGGGAATCGCTTACCTCAATAATCTTGCTATTAAACGATATTTCAGTGTGGCCGAGGTGATCACAGGGATTCGGACATCAGCTCCATCCATCGCCGCCTGATATCAAGCTTGGGGAGAGCTCCCTCGTATCTCCTGACTCTGTGTGACAAACCTCTCCCCTTTCCTCTTTCCTCAATGCTTTTTCTATGGAGAAAGCAACCAGGGGCGGATCTTGCTATCTGCTCTCGTCGTAATCCAGCCCAACCCATTCTGGAGACATCCGATGAGATTACTCACGCTAACCGACAGTCCTCCCTAGACTTATTGTGATTTGCATTTGGATAAAGTACACCCCTAGACCCCAAACCCTAGACCCTGTTTTGCCCGAGATGTTGGACTCATCTGAACAGCGCCATTGCCTATAGCAGTATGCAGGCTAATCAAGCACACCCTAGACCCCAAACCCCAGACCCTGTCTTGACCCAGATGTACTGGACTCAACTGAACAAGGCCATAGCCCAGAATCGTGTCTATCTATTATTGACGAGGCGCTATTCTTGGCTGATCGTTTGGTGATGATGACCAATGACCCTGCTGCTACTATCAGTGAGGTGATGGCAATCTCCTTTTAACGACTCCGCGATCGGGTGCAAATTATGGAAGATTCAGACTATTACAAACTCCGCAACTATGCCCTAGACCTCCTTTACAACCGCTTTGCCCATGACGACACGGAATAAGACTCCGTTCAAGTCTGCTCGGGCCTTGCTGGCGGGTCGGGTGGCGGTCATTGCCACCATGCATCGTAAGGAGCAGGCGATCGCCCCCCTTTTAGAATCTACGTTTGGGGTGAAAACTCGAGTTCCGTCTGACTTTGATACCGATAGCTTTGGCACCTTTACCCGCGAGATTAAGCGCCCGGCAGATCAGCTCACAACCGCTCGACTAAAAGCAGACGCCGCTCTGAAGTTGACGGGGGAAACCCTGGCGATCGCCAGTGAGGGCAGTTTTGGCCCTCACCCCCAGTTGCCAGTCATTGCCTGCGATCGTGAACTTGTGCTGCTGCTCGATCAGCAGCAGCACTTTGAAATTGTGGGTGAAGCTGTCTCCACTGAAACGAACTATCGATCCCAGATCATCCAGTCTGTTGAGGAGGCATTGACCTTTGCCCAATCCGTAGGTTTTCCAGATCATGGGGTGGTGGTTATGTCAGCGTCCAGTCACGGCCCCATGCAGGTGATTACCAAGGGCATCACGATGGCCGCCGACTTAGTGGAAGCCGTCGCGCTGGCTTTAGAGCGCTCCCCTGCTAAAAAAGCCCATATTGAAACGGATATGCGAGCACTTTATAATCCAACCCGGATGCGAGTCATCGCTAGCGCCACGCAAGATCTGATTCAGACAATTGGGCAACTGTGCCCAGCATGCGGTTGTCCTGGCTTTAGCATTGTGCAACGCCAACCCGGTTTACCGTGCGGTCTTTGTGGGGCACCGACGGAACTGACACGCTCTGTTCTTTATCGCTGTCAGCGCTGTCAATTTCAGCAAGACAGCCAGCCTCCAGCAGCCTTACAATTCGCCGATCCCGCTTATTGTCCTCACTGTAATCCCTAAAGCGACAATCCCTAAAGCAACCCCGGCAATCGATAGCACTGTAGCGACCGATCAGACCCCTCCCAACCGCCCCTTGCCAAGGGACGATGCTGCAGGCGGTGGGGTGGCGATAGGTAGCGCTGCTTTGGCACCTATTGATATTAGCTAAATTTAATTCAAGACGATCAAAATATATGAATTTCCTATGTTTTGGTTTTAGAATTGACATTTTACATTGGATAGTATCCACGTCACTATGAAGGCAAGCTCCGGTAAACGAGATGTTTTTGCATTGAGAAAGTCTTCATGGTGGCAATTGTTGATTCGCTCCAAGCCTTGCGTCCCCAGGGACGCTTGACCCTACAAACCGCTGCGATCGCGTCAGATACAACGGCGATTCGATGCTTAGATTGGGATCGCGATCGCTTCGATATCGAATTTGAGCTGCAGAACGGCACAACCTATAACTCATTTCTCATTCGCGGCGACAAGACAGCGCTGGTGGATACCTCCCATCAGAAGTTTCGTGACCTCTACTTGGATTATTTAACTCAGCAGATTGATCCAGCCGATTTGGATTATCTGATTGTGAATCACACCGAGCCAGATCACAGTGGCCTGGTGAAAGAGATTTTAGCCTGGGCACCCCACCTCACAGTTGTGGGGTCTAAGGTCGCCATCCAATTTCTAGAGAATATGGTGCATCAGCCCTTTGACGCACAGGTGGTGAAGAGTGGGCATCAGCTAGATTTAGGCCGAGGGCATGTCTTAGAGTTTGTCTCTGCCCCTAATTTGCACTGGCCAGATACCCTTTTTACCTACGATACTGAGACGCGTGTGCTGTATACCTGTGATGTATTCGGCATGCACTACTGCGATGATTTGCTCTTTGATGAAATTCCCCATCTGCTTGAAGACGACTTTCA contains:
- a CDS encoding FAD-dependent oxidoreductase, translated to METETLTADVLVVGGGTGATAAAIQAARRGAKTVLVSEFAWLGGMLTAAGVSAPDGNELLAFQTGIWGAFLNALQQRQGGSLDNAWVSFFTYEPRVGAAIFTDWVRALPNLHWIAGKVPRDVVRQGDRILGVRFDDFTVHAGITVDGTELGDLLALGNIPYRWGWEDQAMFSEPSAPQSLTNPNDPLHRIIQTYPVQAPTWVVVLQDVGEGHIAPKISPTVNYDPSQFQGAWEGYGAEAFLNYGRLPKHQFMLNWPQQGNDYGVNLQRLLAGESAWKAWATEAIAHSQNFAAYLQTAFGERYGLATGAFPAPLAGQLGGGAFALHPYYRESRRLVGMTTVTELDILPQPEGQVAALPINEQGEMSAIAIGNYPNDHHYPGFAMPLAPKSLRWGGRWTGTPFALPYEALVPAAIEGFLVCDKNLSVSHIANGATRLQPTVLGLGQAAGMAAALCIEHGCQPHSLSVQALQTALMNDPDAPMAIVPLFDNLPQTSDWRSRQQHYQKHPESYPISGHGDTFLPPDWGLSKTATAVVSSFQGILNRRINGENWQAQLEISASCTLDLVTLHPAINHQLQRLKNHQKTTVVGVPNWAAGWLRVMKIT